A stretch of the Candidatus Jettenia sp. AMX2 genome encodes the following:
- a CDS encoding tetratricopeptide repeat protein, with the protein MVYIYIKEAIPEFRNAPTVCVACNRKDYGVALGMTDNLLKNKPRDVEVLYTQACIYDRLKNYDKAIEAIKKVVKIKPEDYKALNKLSKMYIKQKEYENALELIKKAIKIKPDLYEAWDGLGHVYVELNRNEEAIEAYKKAIEIKPNAHNIWHIWHSLGQESLS; encoded by the coding sequence TTGGTATATATATATATAAAGGAAGCTATTCCTGAATTTAGAAATGCTCCCACAGTTTGTGTTGCATGCAATCGTAAAGACTACGGTGTTGCTTTGGGAATGACTGATAATTTATTAAAGAACAAGCCACGTGATGTGGAAGTTTTGTATACACAGGCTTGCATATATGATAGATTAAAAAATTATGATAAGGCAATAGAAGCAATTAAGAAAGTGGTCAAAATAAAGCCAGAAGATTATAAGGCATTGAATAAGCTTAGCAAAATGTATATTAAACAAAAAGAATACGAGAATGCATTAGAATTAATTAAAAAAGCGATAAAAATAAAACCAGATTTATATGAGGCTTGGGATGGTCTTGGTCATGTATATGTCGAGCTTAATAGAAATGAAGAGGCAATAGAGGCATATAAAAAAGCCATTGAAATAAAACCAAACGCTCATAACATATGGCATATATGGCATAGTCTTGGTCAGGAGTCTTTAAGCTGA